The segment GAATTTATTTTCTCTGTTTATGAGTTGTGTATGGTAATGTTGGTCCCCCATTCACCATTCGGCCAAAATGtaatatgttttaattttttttcaactttattaTTACATTTTGGTATTATCAACTTTATTATctacttttgtttttggtcaaatTATTGTTTACTATTAAGTCTTAAGACATCATTGccccaaagaagaaaagaatttgttattagaaaaaaaaattgttgtttactATTCTTTGAGTCGGATGCTAGATTCTATCTATCATGTGCTGATGGCGGTATATGGTTGATCTGCAaaacagtattttttttatttgtaactgTGGGTGACATTTTGTTTCATTCTTCTGTCACAAAGAATCTAGTGGCCCTTGGAGAAATTTGGAGGCTGAAAAGTGGCATAGAAATCTGTTTCACATGCCTGGTGGTGTTCTTTTGGTGAAAAGATTAGGATTTACAAATGCAGGGGCCAGGATTCCTGCTTCGTACCTGTCATTCCATTCAGGCCCGACTTGTCTACCTTTTTTCTTTCCCCAGGAAAATTACACCATCCTCCCTTGAAATATAAGGAAATGACAATGAACCtcaaagttttgaaaatatgataGTCCCCTCCTTGAGGTTTGTGATAAACATATCAAATACAATGAAATACTTATTATACGTCTTTGAGTTACCGAattaagcattcataatttctGGTAAATTGGGTGTTTAGGTAAGGGCAAAATATAGACTTCATTTATAAGCCAAGCACAAAATAGGAATATTATCACTTAACCAAGGGCAAGTTAGTCTACAAAATTATGGTAACTCCAGCGCAAAATAGGGATTTCATCATATTTCTATATTTACCACAAACCTTAGGGAGGTGATTGTCATTTTTGTGAACTTTGGGAATGACTATTATTTCCTTATACCTCAAGCTGGTTGGtgtaatttccttttctttttttttttggttcggGGGCTCCTAACTTCCTGCTGCATGCATGGCTTGCACCCCTTTCCATTATCAATAAGACAGTACAAATAGATCAAGCTTTATTTTAAGAGCATCTAGACTTTTATTTCTGATATGCTTTTGATCATTGTTTGTTAGCAAGGGACACACAGtctctctctgtttgttttcctttcccttttagCCTTGTTTTAGTATGCTAGTTTCCTCTTATTTAGTAACTGTGACATTTATCTTTATTCGCTCAAGATATTgtgccttaatttttttttttttttttcctgaaaggGTATTAAGGAAGGATGGTATGATGGAGGCAGCATTGCATTTGCTGTTATTCTTGTGATTGTTGTGAAAGGTATTGAATGGAATGCTTTCGTTAGAAATATTTATTTGCTATTACATTTTAGAGGATAATTTTAATATGTTGGATTAATACctataatttgttttgaatgtTCATTTGATTCAGCTCTAGTTGGTCTTTattcattttagtttttcttatgaACTTTATATATTCTTGCTTCATTTTGACAAGATGTTGGGAAAACATGTAATGTTCTTATCCTTGCtattagtttttagaccccttaaaataattgatttaacctaggtaattagccaagttgttacttagtccaattaaacaagtctaggttaacacaataacaaagatcaaatcatgcaaagcaggggaaaataaataacacaagatatgatcactcaggaaaccaaaccggtaaaaacctggggaggatttggcctagctatcctcaaggtaaacttgaatccactatcttgaaagaatcgaagttcatacaataagacttataaGCCTCCACGATCGACTttttattgctaccaaccagtagaacttactgacacgactacgtgcaagttccgaatccacggactccttctttcttggatttacCACCAGATACAaacacacccgcttgtgttttctttaagcttcaatgacagcaacttcaaaaatattttattttgagtcttgttttatttttcttgaggattacatgaattatgatatctctctcttaatttagaacatgcttgacattgtggagaaacttgaatagaatgtgttatatatgtgctaagctatttctgattttgtgtatgtactagtttgtacatgtattcatgggttaattaagaaattgatatttcttatttgtgtacCCTTTATaacttagttaagcactgtcatgcattgcatttgtattgttcatttagcataatgtgtgtttttttgtttttggtcataaattttttaaaaaccaaaaagatttttgtgttttgtatttcacatcttggatttataatcaaggattggccaatttattttcacataacatgtcatttgtaccttgtttagctttgatgagcttacttattgcacttcaCTAGTTGAAGCTTTATAGTACATGTTGTGtaggaaagatgtttatggtttttgattactttgtcttgatctttttttttttgatagtcaaCACAAATAGCTTTCATTAATTTGAACACTGGTTCATCAAAAGAACATCTCTATGCACTTGGCATTGAATCATTGGTGGGGTATCTTCTACCCACACTACACAATCAGTAATAAGTTTGGCATTTTGAGCCATTACATGAGCAGCCCAATTTCCTGTTCTACGGACATAGCTTGCTTTCCACTCCTGAACCCATTGCTTCCAGCGACTAGCACCAGAAATAAGCCTTTGAATTGAGGTTGGCGGCAAGCACTTACCCAGCAAAGCGTTAGTAACAATCTGAGCATCTCCTTCCAGAATTATTTGCTTCAAACCGAGGTCCCCTGCAAGCATTAAGCCTTCTTCAAAATCTTTCGCTTCAACTTCCACAGCTCCTAAGGGGAGATTCAGCTTCTTACTAATGGCTCCCATAATTTGGCCTTGGTCATTTCTAATCACAACTCCAATACCACAGCTGTTAGTCTCCTTAAACACCGCCCCATCCACATTAGCTTTATACCACCCTTCCCTAGGCGGCCTCCATGCTTGAGTTCTCAACACCACAGGAAGCTTTTCCCTTATATTCTCTGATCTGAATTCCTCCACCAGCAGCTCAGCCTCCTTGACAATCACCTTTACTGCCTTGCCCCGCCCTTCAAATTTTAAGGAGTTTCTATTCTTCCAAATGCACCAAGCCGTAGTAGCAAAGCACTCCCAATTTAACTCCCTTCTCCCTTCCCAAAGCTTCCACACAACCTCCATGAAGTCACGGTGTGCATTTCTGAGTTTAGGCAGCTGCATATTTGACTCCCTCCACACAGCCCCCGCCGCCTCACAATCCCATAAAGCATGCCCAGATGACTCTACCATTCCACATAACCCACACGCCTCCTCAATGGGAATTTTCCTAAGCTTTAGGCAATAGTTCGTAGGGAGAATATTCTTGCACGCCCTCCACAAGAAATGCTTTATCTTACTAGGACAGTGCAACTACCAGAGGAACTTCCAAAACTGTCTGCCCTTTCCTGGATCCGACACCTCACAAGCTTCctctttgcttcttctttcaCACAACCAGCTACACGCCACCTTATAGGCACTGCTTACCGTGAACCTCCCATTTGGAGTCCAAGCCCATGTCACAGCGTCCTCAGGTAGAGAGAGACTTATTGGAATACTCAAGATAGTTTCCGCTTCGTGGGGGATAAAGACACTCCTCACCAGATTTTTATCCCAGCCCCCCTCATACTGATTAATTAGACTCCACCATTTCACCTTCAAAAGCTTGTGGTTTAGGACTAATCACCTTGAAAGAGTGAGGGGTTGGCAGCCATCTATCAGCCCAAATCCGCACCTTTTGCCCATTTCCTATGCTCCACCGCATTCCCCTCTCCAGAATCTCCCTTGCTGCCAACAAACTCCTCCATGTGTATGACGGCATATTGCCAAGCTGTGCCTCCATGAAGTTGTTACCTGGGAAGTACCTTGCTTTTAGAACTCTATGAGCAAGGGAGCACGGGTTTTGGGAGAGCCGCCACCCTTGTTTCGCCAACAAAGCCAGATTAAAAGCCTTCAAATCTTTGAAACCCATCCCCCCATCAGCTTTTGGCTTGCACATTTTCCCCCAAGCGATCCAAGCaagcttcttttctttatcCCTTTGGCCCCACCAGAAGTTGCGAACCAAAGAGTTTAGCTCGCTGCAAAGGGAGTCGGGTAGCATAAAACAATTCATTGTATACGTCGGGGTAGCTTGAGCCACAGCCTTTATCAAAATTTCCCGGCCTGCAGTGGACAGTAACCTACCCTTCCAGCTTGCTATTTTCCACCCCACTTGATCCTTTATACGATTAAAAGCTTTCCTCTTGCCCTTACCTACCAACGGAGGCAGCCCTAAGTACCTCTCGTGTTGGTGGATTATCTCAGCCCCAAACATCTCCTTTACCACTTCTTTAACCTCGACCGACGTGTTCTTACTAAAAAAGAGGGAAGTCTTCTCCTTATTTAGCTTTTGTCCGGACTCTCTTTCATAGTCTTCAAGGATTTTGGTGACTTTTAAACCCTCTTCCAACGACGCCTTACCAAAGACTATGCAATCATCCGCAAAAAGGAGATGAGAGATCCTTGGCGCCCTTCTACATATTTGAATCCCACTCACGGCCTCCCCACCCCCATTTCTTTGCAACATGGTCGAGAGGCCTTCcgcacataaaagaaaaaggtaaggaGAAATAGGATCTCCTTGCCTAAGTCCTCTAATAGGGACAATCCTTCCCTTTGGCTCCCCATTAATTAACACCGAGAAAGAAACAATGGTCACACACATCATCATTAAAGATATCCATCTTTCCCGAAAACCCATTCTTCGCATCATTGCCTCCAAATACCCCCGTTCAACCCGATCGTACGCCTTGCTCATATCGAGTTTAATTGCCATTAACCCTTCTTTCCCCTTCCTCCTTTGATTAATGCAATGCATAACTTCAAATGCTACAAGAACGTTATCTGTGATTTGCCTTCCAGGAACAAAAGCGCTTTGAGCTTCGTCAACAACATCCGGAAGAACCCTCTTCAACCTATTAGCAAGAACTTTGGATACAAGTTTATAAATCACATTACATAAGCTAATTGGGCGATATTCTGTAATTTTTTGGGGGCATTTTACTTTGAGGATCAAACAAATGTATGTATCATTAACTCCATTTGGCATAACACCCGTTCTAAGAGTATGGATAACACTTTGAACTACTTGAGGCCCAACCACATCCCAATacttttggaaaaatattgggGACATACCGTCCGATCCCGGAGATTTTGTCGGATGCATTTGCATTAGGGCTTGCCAAACTTCTTCTTCcttaaattcttttaaaagaTCGTCATTCATGGCCTCCGTCACCCTCCTGCCTACTGCCCCCAGACTCGCACCAAACTCCGTGGGGAAAGTCGTACTATAAATCTCCCTGAAATACTCCAGAATAACCTCTTCAACTTCCTCATTGTTCTCTCTCCACCTCCCCTCAGAATCATTTATTCCTTCAATTCTATTCTTCCTCTGTCTATTGTTCGTTGTTGCATGAAAGAACCTTGTGTTCCTATCACCGTATCTGATCCACAGCGCCCTGACCTCTGATTCCACATTATCTCCTCCCTAAGCATAACTTCATTAATTTCCATTTTCAACTTTTGAACTTCCTCCGCCGACTCGTGAAGTAAATTCAGCTCTTCCAAGTGTTGTAATCGACTTTGCTTCTGCTTCAGAGATTTATTAACATTTCCAAACACTCTCCGGTTCCAATTCTGGAGTTGAAACTGGCAGCATTTCAGGCGTTTCTGAATCGAAAACTCTGGATTACAATCTAAAGGGTCCCAGGCCCTTTCAATCACCTCTCTATAGCCCTCTTCCCTAGTCCACATCTCTTCAAACATAAATCTTCTCCTAGCTACCTTTCTCGTTTCTCTCATTCTAATCGATAACGACAACAAACAGTGATCAGAGGCCGCCATTGATCTGTGAACTACTTTCGCCTCCGGAAACAAATTCAACCAAGCCTCATTAGCTACCATTCTATCCAGCCTAACCAGAGTTCGTTGATCTCCAATTCTCCCATTATACCAGGTGAATCTCTGacccacaaaacccaaatcaaacaaaccacAATTACTTAAACACTCCCTAAAACATTCCATCTGTCTAGCATCCCTCTCTAACCATCCTAATTTGTCATCAGAATtcagaatttcattaaaatctccaaaCACAACCCAAGGCATATTGCACTGCCTATTTAATAATTCAAGTAAATTCCATGAGATAGGTCTCATACCTGCATCGGGGTGGCCGTAAAATCCCGTAGCTCGCCATGGCAAAGCTCCGTTACTCTCGCACACCACCACGTTGATGTGCGAATTTGAGCAGCTTTTGAACCTCACGTCAGCTCCTTCTCTCCATAGCATTGCCAAGCCCCCACTCCGGCCATCGGACGGCACCGTAATGCCCTGTGTTAGACCCAGTTTGCGTTGGAGCCCCTTAATCCTTCTCTGAGAAGCTTTGGTCTCTGCTAGAAAAACCAAAATCGGATCGCCTTTCTTCACCTCGTCGGTGAGAGCTTGAACCGCCGGAGCTGATCCCATTCCCCGGCAGTTCCATGCTAGCGCCGTCATTTGGCTCGGCGGTGCTGCCTTGCAGCCACCGCCACTCCGCCATCCTTGATGCACTCTTCCCCTGTTTCTTCCTTGCTCAAACCTTCACACTTCCTTCGTTTAGTGACTCTCACGTTCTGGTCAATCTCACTGAGTATTAAGTccccttctctttttctctgcAATGGGCCCAGTACTTCCTTCATTTCCTCATCCGGCCCAGCCCTCACTTTCCTTTTCCAGTGGCCACTAGTCGGGCCCAGCTTATTTGCTACCCAACCCACCTCTGGGTCATACTGCATGGCCATAGGGCCTTCCTTACTCTCATCTAatcccaagcccaagcccacaATGTTATCTTTCTTTACCGTCTCCTAGCCCTGCCCAAATTCGAAATTTGGGATAGTCTTAGCTAATATTTCAGCCCTCCCGTGTTGACAAGCCTCTTTCCCGCCACTCCCTTTCCCAACTTCCCAGTTTTCCTTTCCTACCTCAACTAGCTCTCCTATGTGGCTTCTCCCAATGCTCTCTGCCATACCTTTCTCCACCTTTTCCTCAGTAGTCACCTCACACCCACCAGTCATATCACCCTGCTTCTCCTGCCTACCCTCCCCGAGGCAGATAGCTTCCAGTCCTTGATTTTCACGCGCCGCCCCCTCCCTCGCTTCAACCATACCATTCTGCCCAACCTCTGTGGAATTTACTCTGTTTTTCATTTCACCGGTGAACTTCTTCTTTGCAAAACCGAATTCCCAACCTCCCTTTCTTATTGGTTCTCCTCTCAACCAAGCTCCATATTGGAGATCACCCTTCCCCACTGCTTTGTCATTCCCGGATTCTTCCAAACAATCCTTCAAATCATGTTCTAAGAGCCCACACCTGTAGCAAAAGTTCTGGAGGCGCTCGTATTTGAAGTGCACCCACCTTGTTTCTCCTTTCTCCATATTAATCTTCCGCCCTCTGATCAGTTTCTGGGTAACGTCTATCTCAACCCGTACCCTTAGACAAGTACCCCATTGTACACCGGTGTCTTCCACATCAACATCAATAAACTTCCTAATGCTTTCTCCAATGGCTTTCCCCGTTTCCTTTGTTCGGCTCTTCAATGGAAGATTATATATTTGCACCCAAAAAGGAGACCATTTCAGCAAGATATCCTTTGGATTTTTATCTCCTTCAAACTCTTGAAACAACACTAATTGTTTTTCATAGTGCCACGGCCTCATGTCCATGATCCGTCTTTTGTCACGTTCATCTTCAAACTCTACCAAGAAAAGTTTTTCTCCTATTACAAAGAGCTGGATGTTCTTATTTGGTTTCCAGAGCATCCTGATGTTTTTTCGCAGCGCCTCTATCATTAAACCTTTCCTTGACAACACCTTCAAAAACACACATTTCTTTCCTCTCTCCACTGCTGCTCTAGTACACTCAGCTCCCAGCGAGATGCtttcctcctcttcctccaAAACTTTCAGTCTCTGCCATAGTATCTCCAACTCTTCTGCCATTTTCCTAAGAGAACACAATAAAACCTCACACCTGACCTTACTACCCAAAGGCAGAAGGTCACTTTACTCCCACAAGTGATTGTGGGACGATTCCTGCTTTCACGGGCCTAAGGCTCGAGAGCACTCCCTGAGACTTttactttgtcttgatcttgaagtcacatgtctttgactgttggacttgaacctttggagaaaagcataaataaccatctcaccactgttcactagccaatcataaacaccttagtgcatatcgtgaGATTTTGTTCTCGAAAAAGTGTAGcatatgcacaaaaagaatataatgtgaagcctcggtttaaattgcttaattcttaaaattaaaatttgtgtatatattatgaggcataaattcaagaaacttacacgattgcaagcttatgatctaggagatgtgggagttatataatgtaactttttaggtgatagtctcttttaaattttatgtgatgaattttgtagactttgtagttgattgctattcacatatcacctcacatgtatcttaaACTTTTGCTAGTtgtacacactacacaagttactctttactaaacttggtacattatattgtgtatgtgatcttgttgtggccatccaagattaaagttccttgattttaaagcaaaatgtgtttaaagtttgagagttgaggtcaaattgattgaaattttttttggaagatctgggttgaattcaagtgtttttgaaaaacttttcatctcatactcatgcattttattcatgaaatattgtgctttgaagagtttctgcattaaattgctctgtttttcaaaaaattgatttttccatgcatcatttatgtttaggattcacatgaaatgcattgcattgtttttgtatccatcttgcagttttgcagtcatatctttcattattttcacacataacatgcatacactttgctacattgggtactcaatttgatcaaaaaattgattgattaatttttgagctatgtactttctagtatatgccttttttatgtgtgaactgtagaaaatatttttcttaagagatatgatggataatcaatgtgcaaatattttctctactcatgcaactgtttatgggtcacatagtgtcatgtttgcattttattgaaagagagaatattttttcttcatgtatATCCTCaacttgtttttgtgtttgatttgtgtctttttattttttttccctaccccctttatttttccccaaaactgttttccccaaaattgtttttcccaaaactagttttgtatgaattgtttgttttgtttagggagagaatataaaaaactttttattgtaTATAACTTAGGGTGAgagttagtttatttttttatattctgtttcatattattgtttatatgtctttctttccacacatgcggtgatgtgtttgttgagtgtttcaggaaagacaggcgcattctgatcaagaccttctacctcttcttgcaacttctaggttaggagtcttagattggaatttgtgatgtaattgggcattttattgtattgagttgttcttgtatttgaacatttcattttgtatgaaagttttgtcacgaattgccaaaaggggagtttgttaggttctaaatatttagaacaattggcaaattgtgaacacaaacttgtctagatataaatcttagagtctataggtattattagacaatactcaagatgattcaagtcaagatttaagaacatacaagctgcaggaagaagatttcataatctgtctggttcaatcgatcaaaagacaggctcgatcgatcgaaagtcgtatctgcagaattttaattaaacccaaacagcagttcaacccattaaggattagggtttctaatctacttctcccagtatataaaggaaacccttagtacgtttttatgtggcttttcagagagaaaagagtgtgcctcttttgtatttagagttttgttcctaaaaagctctcttatgtcttctaccagTGCTATTCCTTAAAAAATCTCAAGATCTGGTATTATAGAAGTTGCTGcattctcttgtcatcaaagatgttgatgatctaaaccttcaagggtggtcttggagtcacaaacaagaGAGTTTATGTTgttaaacctttgagtgggatcttaaagtcacaaacggaggtgtttgtgttttgcaaaggccaaagaaagaaggagtctgtgaatttggagcttgcacgtggtcatgtcagtaagttctactagtaGGTAGTAATAAGAAGTTGAACGTGAGggtttgtaagtcttattgtaagaacttcgattctttctagtggatttgctttttaccttaaggatagttaggttaaatcatccccaggttttttaccggtttggttttcatGGGTGATcatataattgttttatttattttccgctgctatgcatgatatgattgtttgattgtgataacttagacttggaatttggactaagtaacaacttggctaattaactaggttaatctaatTGTGTTTAAAGGGGTTTAAAAaccaacaataattttttttttttttttaaagaagtgtTATGtcaacaacattttcacaatacttttaaaataaatcatagatggtaagttgttattaattctaatttgaattgaccacaaaaattacttttttgcccaccaGTAACAACCgataacaacttgtcacttaatatttattgtgaaaatattgtggacataacatttttttgagcTGAAATATATCTAAAAGATAGGGATTTCCTGCACAAAAACTATAGCAACTCCTACAAATAGGGATAGGtgtcaagaaaagaaaaagacacatGCATTGTGTagtgggcttttttttttttttgttaaagtgGGCTAGGCTGCCTCTTGCGGTACTGGGCCTAGgtattctgagtaagggagttgagacctATCCAACTGTAACTCAATTTGGTCCgacttgtgcgcaaactatgcCTCATCTGCTAGGAACACACTTATGGCGGGCAGAACTGTTTCAAATGGATTACGGCAGGTAGATATGATAATAACAAGATAAAATAAAGTACTTTGAGATCTTTATTAAGGTAAACAGATAATCTCTATTTAAGAAAAGATAATCACAGTttaataacaattattttataagaaaagtaatGGAAACAAGTGGGTATTATATGAGTTGATTGAGAGAGGAAATGAATCAGATCAAGTCTGATCCGCAAGACCAAAACAGAGAGGGAAGAATGCCTCTTCTTAAAGTGAATAATCTCTTAGGGAGATCCTACTGTGAAAACTAATCACTTTGAGAGAAGCGAGCCTGAATGGTTGGTACACAAGAACACTCTTTGTTTCTGGCAAAGAGCAAGATTTTGAGAGGGACAGAgggaatcaacctattggtgcatgcctgtcgttctaactctctatctttttctctctttcttttctaatattcccctttcttatcttttttttctttctacttctttttcttaatacttgttttctatttcctgGTTTTCAAATTTCTAATGTCGTGGTGCTTGTCGTGTCCCTTCTTGTACACGGCAAGAgtctttttatagtgcctgtcgtgaccagattttactattttaacccttTAACCACCTTTATCTGGTATGGGTGTACCTGCCGACTACCACTGGTCCGCCTGTGTGCCACTCCCCATtgccaaacaaaagaaaactattttgtttgtttgtctgctgTGATATCCTTTCCTGCAATGATGTGGGTGCCTTCTCTCTCtatatccctcatggcatgcacctagtggttccaactcagctttgctcctttgggtggtatgtcatcccagcagacacttcccccaaaagagccctAGCAGTAACCTCAAAATAGGTTTTCCTCTCTCCCTAccgccaaaccatgccctcttacctctgacccatgacctcctcgtgtcctgtattggctgggtacaagctGGTGAggtctgggccttgcgcgtgcctctCTTCTatgtatgtccaaaatctgTCTGCTACTCATGCGTCTACCGTGGTTGGCTTGCACAGTCTGCCAtccattttttactattttttttgtttccctttcctttatggCTTGCCCTATTCGGTGCTGGGCCTTACTTGACAGTGGACTTTGCTTTTCTTCAGCCCATCCTTTTTCCTACTACCATCTCTTACCATACCACTCTATCATTCCTACTACGAAATTGTTTTGCCTTAGTTTGGCTGGGCCTCTTTAGGTCTGCCGTTTATTTTTCTCCTAATGGCCCAACACGGCCATTAGTTCTTTTGTAATATTGCTAGTGGGCTCTtgtgtcccatttgttttcccttgaGTGTCCTGGGCCtgtttgctttccttgggcttcctcggcccttttcttaactttgcatTCTCATGGGATTTTACTGAATTCTTTGGGTTTCCCTAGCCCAATTACATTATCCCtcattcttgggattcatggacTTGCcttcaaccccttactttctttactttcattACTTTGAGCTTGTCgtggcccattctcacttttccacatcatatactgcccatggtttgctttttctctctttccgagCTCCTTTAACCCCATTTACCTcctcaagacccatttgttcaTCTCAtaggcctgtgatccattattcctgtcGCTTGGGTTTAATGAGTTTTCTATCCGTTTGCCAACTCTTTTCTATCCGTGTTGCTGGGCCTTTCTCTTCCACTTGGGCTACTAAAATGGCCATCAACAtgttttaactttaattttgttgttgatcaTGGTAAAGTTTTTGTTGTCCCATGCATCTtgtttaattagttttaaattgaTGTCAGTTCGGGTTTTCCAAGCTATTTTAGATGTATGTTCTCCAATATATTAAACGTCCATAAACtgttttcaaggtttttttGGAACTTTTGTCCCTTCTTAAAGACTTAAACTAGTATAAATATTTGTCGGTCAATTTGAACCTACAGTATATGTTTATGTGGACGATTGGACTTTAGATAATTATAATTTGAGTTTCCGAACTCAGATTGTGAAA is part of the Quercus robur chromosome 9, dhQueRobu3.1, whole genome shotgun sequence genome and harbors:
- the LOC126700829 gene encoding uncharacterized protein LOC126700829 translates to MVESSGHALWDCEAAGAVWRESNMQLPKLRNAHRDFMEVVWKLWEGRRELNWECFATTAWCIWKNRNSLKFEGRGKAVKVIVKEAELLVEEFRSENIREKLPVVLRTQAWRPPREGWYKANVDGAVFKETNSCGIGVVIRNDQGQIMGAISKKLNLPLGAVEVEAKDFEEGLMLAGDLGLKQIILEGDAQIVTNALLGKCLPPTSIQRLISGASRWKQWVQEWKASYVRRTGNWAAHVMAQNAKLITDCVVWVEDTPPMIQCQVHRDVLLMNQCSN